In Archocentrus centrarchus isolate MPI-CPG fArcCen1 chromosome 16, fArcCen1, whole genome shotgun sequence, a single window of DNA contains:
- the LOC115793957 gene encoding LOW QUALITY PROTEIN: complement C1r subcomponent-like (The sequence of the model RefSeq protein was modified relative to this genomic sequence to represent the inferred CDS: deleted 1 base in 1 codon): MGWTHCIIWFLCLSVSECWQLPNTEPVMHGQIQSPQYPQPYPPNLHKKWDLWVPKGYQIQLSLTHLDIHTSTDCSQDSLTVLCDLKVLGKFCGQENSTDHQGQNPILSPSNTLTLIFQTSDSTAEVQQHTGFSATFKAIDIDECSKTDPREDSGLLCSQICINTPGSYHCSCHSGYKLHLDQRTCLLSCGGCIFDKHGGYLSSPGYPKPSPPFLSCKYIISVEPRFIVTLNFSDNFHIWCKDNQQGSSCQDHWLQVTIPGSLSMKFCGAKSPGLIVTNSSTVRLDYHTEEEGLSNGWSLQYSTHEEKKCPHPGSVAKGRITPDLNEYFSGDYIHVTCDQEYKLMMGHQEINIFSAMCQSNGQWQLPLPTCIPVCGQPTNHINVYQRIIGGRDAPENTIPWHVLLSVDGARGGGMVIGERWIMTAASIVVNQRQTVSHVLLRIFMGHNDIDTLKDSPLNATSVHVHPEYNNPNSLNYNNDIALIKLEEPITFNSSVMPLCLPAEGATYDTGVMGLVSGFGIADDGSKRFLTNKLKYVPLLVVDQETCRNSITSVKRTSGNIPDLTNNMFCAGIPEGGKNSCQGDSGSPFTLTENGRHWAAGIVSWGVECGRQGTYGVYTRVANYVDWIKKTMQEN; the protein is encoded by the exons ATGGGCTGGACCCACTGCATCATTTG gtttctgtgtttgtcaGTGAGTGAGTGCTGGCAGCTGCCCAACACTGAGCCTGTCATGCACGGACAAATCCAGTCTCCCCAGTATCCCCAACCTTACCCTCCCAACCTGCACAAGAAATGGGACCTCTGGGTTCCCAAAGGCTACCAGATCCAGCTATCTCTAACACATCTGGATATTCACACTTCCACAGACTGCAGTCAAGACTCTCTTACA GTTCTCTGTGATCTAAAGGTCTTGGGGAAGTTTTGTGGGCAGGAAAACTCCACTGACCACCAAGGCCAAAATCCGATCCTTTCTCCAAGTAACACACTGACTCTCATATTCCAAACAAGTGACTCTACAGCAGAGGTTCAGCAACATACTGGTTTTTCTGCCACGTTTAAGGCAATAG ACATAGATGAGTGTTCAAAAACAGACCCCAGAGAGGATTCAGGTCTTCTTTGCTCTCAAATCTGTATCAACACCCCTGGGTCCTACCACTGCTCCTGCCACAGTGGTTACAAGCTTCATTTAGACCAACGCACATGTCTGT TGTCCTGTGGTGGATGCATTTTTGACAAGCATGGAGGATATTTGTCCAGTCCCGGGTACCCTAAACCATCACCTCCTTTTCTGTCCTGCAAGTACATCATCTCTGTT GAGCCCAGATTCATTGTGACTCTCAACTTCAGTGACAACTTCCACATTTGGTGCAAAGATAATCAGCAAGGCTCAAGCTGCCAAGATCACTGGCTACAG GTGACCATTCCAGGCAGCTTAAgcatgaaattttgtggagcaaAGAGTCCGGGTCTGATAGTTACAAACTCCAGTACTGTCAGGCTGGACTATCACACTGAGGAGGAAGGTCTGAGCAATGGCTGGAGTCTGCAGTACAGCACACATG aggaaaaaaaatgtccacaCCCAGGGAGTGTGGCTAAAGGTAGAATCACTCCTgatttaaatgaatattttagtGGAGACTACATCCATGTCACCTGTGACCAAGAATACAAGCTGATGATG GGCCATCAAGAGATTAATATATTCTCAGCCATGTGTCAAAGCAACGGGCAGTGGCAACTCCCTCTCCCAACCTGTATACCAG TCTGTGGCCAGCCAACAAATCATATCAATGTGTATCAGAGGATCATTGGAGGCAGAGACGCTCCAGAGAATACAATCCCCTGGCATGTGCTACTGAGTGTAGATGGAGCTAGGGGAGGAGGCATGGTGATTGGAGAACGCTGGATTATGACAGCAGCTAGTATTGTAGTAAATCAGAGACAAACAGTATCACATGTACTTTTACGG ATTTTCATGGGACACAATGATATAGATACCCTGAAAGACTCTCCTTTGAATGCTACATCAGTCCATGTTCACCCTGAATACAACAACCCCAACAGTTTGAACTACAACAATGACATTGCCTTGATCAAACTGGAAGAACCAATCACATTCAACTCATCTGTAATGCCGTTGTGTTTGCCAGCAGAGGGCGCTACATATGACACTGGGGTGATGGG GCTGGTATCCGGCTTTGGCATTGCAGACGATGGCAGTAAGCGGTTCCTAACAAATAAATTGAAATATGTGCCTCTCCTAGTGGTGGACCAGGAGACATGCAGGAATTCAATCACTTCAGTGAAGAGAACAAGCGGCAACATCCCAGACCTGACAAATAACATGTTCTGTGCTGGAATCCCTGAAGGTGGAAAGAACTCTTGTCAAGGTGACAGTGGAAGCCCCTTCACTCTGACTGAAAATGGGCGACACTGGGCTGCTGGGATTGTCAGCTGGGGGGTTGAGTGTGGACGGCAGGGAACATATGGAGTCTACACCAGAGTAGCTAACTATGTGGACTGGATCAAGAAGACCATGCAGGAGAACTAA